Below is a window of Jonesiaceae bacterium BS-20 DNA.
AAAGCCAGTAATCAACCGGATGCGCCGCGCACACGGTCAGCTTGCCGGTGTCATCAAGATGCTGGAAGAAGGCCGCGAATGCGAAGAGGTGGTCATGCAGTTGGCGGCGGTAAGCAAAGCCCTCGACAAAGCCGGCTTTGGCCTGGTTGCCGGCACGCTCAAGGAATGCATGCGCACCGGTGAATCCGAGGTGGACAGCGCGAAACTTGAAAAGATGTTCCTATCGCTTGCCTAAACGCAACACGAGGATAGCGCCAATGATGGCTACGCTGGCGGCGGCCGCATTG
It encodes the following:
- a CDS encoding metal-sensitive transcriptional regulator — translated: MEIPQDVAKPVINRMRRAHGQLAGVIKMLEEGRECEEVVMQLAAVSKALDKAGFGLVAGTLKECMRTGESEVDSAKLEKMFLSLA